One region of Bactrocera neohumeralis isolate Rockhampton chromosome 5, APGP_CSIRO_Bneo_wtdbg2-racon-allhic-juicebox.fasta_v2, whole genome shotgun sequence genomic DNA includes:
- the LOC126759037 gene encoding uncharacterized protein LOC126759037, with amino-acid sequence MGKLRTCVYLLGVIILILCIFLEAIEAGWSAQCWRKHNSGSIQTPDGEFKRPIGILCTYRCMLWFPPVFPYCEFIFDLRLSRHFTSFPDCYEIRCNETFSFIGP; translated from the exons ATGGGAAAACTACGTACATGTGTGTATTTACTCGGTgtgataatattaattttatgcatttttttggaGGCCATAGAAGCGG GCTGGAGTGCACAGTGCTGGCGGAAGCACAATTCCGGTTCCATACAAACGCCAGATGGCGAGTTTAAACGTCCCATTGGCATACTGTGTACATACCGTTGCATGCTGTGGTTTCCACCAGT ctTTCCTTACTGTGAATTCATTTTCGATCTGCGTTTATCGCGGCATTTCACCTCATTCCCCGATTGCTATGAGATACGCTGCAATGAGACCTTCAGCTTCATCGGACCCTGA